One stretch of Arachis duranensis cultivar V14167 chromosome 1, aradu.V14167.gnm2.J7QH, whole genome shotgun sequence DNA includes these proteins:
- the LOC107464929 gene encoding F-box/kelch-repeat protein At3g23880, with protein MSHSPNQVSLPPLPFIPDELIEEILSRLPVRSLLQFRCVCKSWMSLISDPYFVKKHLQLSAQSTNLTRHRIILTDTTAEFHLKSCPLTSLFHNPSTICEDLNYPVKNKFRHDGIVGSCNGLLCFAVKGDSVLLWNPSTRVSKKSPPLCNNWRPGCFTNFGLGYDQKNDDYKVVAVFCDPNVFFAETNVKVYSMASKSWRKIQDFPHGVTPYQNSGKFVSGTLNWDANYAVGNSNSSLWIIVSLDLHKETYNEILPPHYEKEECSTPSLGTLKGCLCMNYDYKKSYFVLWLMKDYGVRESWVKMVTVPYLPNPEYFSYSGPYCISDNGEVLLMFEFDLILYDPRDQSFKYPKVHSGKSWFDAEVYAETLLSPIKH; from the coding sequence ATGTCTCATTCACCTAATCAAGTTTCACTGCCACCACTACCTTTCATCCCTGATGAACTCATTGAAGAGATTCTCTCGAGGCTCCCTGTGAGGTCTCTTCTACAATTCAGGTGCGTATGCAAGTCATGGATGTCACTCATTTCTGACCCTTACTTCGTAAAAAAGCACCTTCAATTGTCAGCACAGAGCACCAACCTCACGCGCCATAGGATCATACTCACTGACACAACCGCAGAGTTCCACCTCAAGTCTTGCCCTTTGACTTCTCTGTTCCATAACCCATCAACCATATGTGAGGACCTTAACTACCCAGTTAAGAACAAGTTCCGCCATGACGGAATCGTTGGTTCCTGCAATGGCTTGCTATGTTTTGCAGTTAAAGGAGACTCTGTTCTTCTCTGGAACCCTTCAACTAGAGTCTCCAAGAAGTCACCACCTTTGTGTAATAACTGGAGGCCAGGGTGTTTTACCAATTTTGGCCTTGGTTATGATCAAAAGAACGATGACTACAAGGTGGTGGCTGTGTTTTGTGACCCTAATGTGTTCTTCGCTGAAACTAATGTGAAGGTATATAGCATGGCCTCAAAATCTTGGAGAAAGATTCAAGACTTCCCTCATGGTGTTACCCCCTATCAAAACTCGGGAAAATTCGTGAGTGGCACTCTCAACTGGGACGCCAATTATGCTGTTGGTAATTCAAATTCTTCTTTGTGGATCATTGTTTCATTGGATCTACACAAGGAAACATACAACGAGATTCTGCCACCTCATTATGAGAAGGAAGAATGTTCCACACCTAGTTTGGGTACGTTAAAGGGATGTCTGTGCATGAATTATGACTACAAAAAAAGCTATTTTGTGTTGTGGCTGATGAAGGACTATGGAGTAAGAGAGTCTTGGGTAAAAATGGTGACTGTTCCTTATTTGCCTAATCCtgaatatttttcatattctgGGCCATACTGCATTTCTGATAATGGTGAAGTCTTGTTaatgtttgagtttgatttaattttgtatGACCCAAGAGACCAATCATTTAAGTATCCAAAAGTTCACAGTGGGAAGAGTTGGTTTGATGCAGAGGTATATGCTGAAACGCTGCTATCACCAATCAAGCATTGA